In a single window of the Pseudomonas oryzihabitans genome:
- a CDS encoding zinc-dependent alcohol dehydrogenase family protein, producing MKAVVYEAFSAPPRLCTVPDPTPEPHGVVLKVMATGVCRSDWHGWVGHDTDIELPHVPGHELAGVVEAVGKDVRRWRVGDRVTVPFVGGCGACPQCHAGHQQVCDHQFQPGFTHWGSFAQYVGIHQADLNLVGLPEQLDFATAASLGCRFVTSFRAVVDQGKVSAGQWVAVHGCGGVGLSAIMIASALGAQVVAIDITADKLALARSLGAVATLDATQVASVPEAVQEITGGGAHVSLDALGHPTTCFNSIASLRKRGKHVQVGLLLGDQATPALPMNLVIAKELEILGSHGMQAHRYDVLMDMLRQGTLAPERLIGREISLAESSEALMHMDRFEGTGVTVITRFD from the coding sequence ATGAAAGCCGTCGTCTACGAAGCCTTTTCCGCGCCACCCCGCCTGTGCACCGTGCCGGACCCTACCCCCGAGCCGCACGGCGTGGTGCTCAAGGTCATGGCCACCGGCGTCTGCCGTAGTGACTGGCACGGCTGGGTCGGCCATGACACCGACATCGAACTGCCCCATGTACCGGGCCACGAACTGGCCGGGGTGGTCGAGGCGGTAGGCAAGGACGTCAGGAGGTGGCGGGTTGGCGACCGGGTAACGGTGCCCTTCGTCGGTGGCTGCGGCGCCTGCCCGCAGTGCCATGCCGGCCACCAGCAGGTCTGCGACCATCAGTTCCAGCCCGGCTTCACCCACTGGGGCTCCTTCGCCCAGTACGTCGGCATCCACCAGGCCGATCTCAACCTGGTCGGGCTGCCCGAGCAGCTGGACTTCGCCACGGCGGCGAGCCTGGGTTGTCGCTTCGTGACGTCCTTTCGCGCCGTGGTCGACCAGGGCAAGGTCAGCGCTGGCCAATGGGTGGCGGTGCACGGCTGCGGTGGCGTCGGGCTCTCGGCGATCATGATCGCCAGCGCCCTGGGCGCCCAGGTGGTGGCCATCGACATCACCGCCGACAAGCTGGCCCTGGCCCGCAGCCTCGGGGCCGTGGCCACTCTCGATGCCACCCAGGTGGCCAGCGTGCCCGAGGCGGTGCAGGAGATCACTGGCGGCGGTGCCCATGTCTCCCTCGACGCTCTGGGGCATCCCACCACCTGCTTCAATTCCATCGCCAGCCTGCGCAAGCGCGGCAAGCACGTTCAGGTCGGGTTGCTGCTGGGCGACCAGGCGACGCCGGCGCTGCCGATGAACCTGGTGATCGCCAAGGAGTTGGAAATCCTCGGCAGCCACGGCATGCAGGCCCATCGCTACGACGTGCTGATGGACATGCTGCGCCAGGGCACCCTGGCACCGGAGCGGTTGATCGGTCGCGAAATCAGCCTGGCCGAGTCCAGCGAAGCCCTGATGCACATGGACAGGTTCGAGGGTACCGGCGTGACCGTCATCACCCGCTTCGACTAG
- a CDS encoding branched-chain amino acid aminotransferase, whose amino-acid sequence MSAADIDWKTLGFDYIKTDFRYIATYRNGSWGPGELTRDNQLHISEGSTAIHYGQQCFEGLKAYRCQDGSINLFRPDRNAARMHKSCARLLMPPVPTEMFIDACQQVVKANEAWIPPHGTGGAFYLRPFVIGVGDNIGVRTAPEFHFVVFGIPVGAYFKGGMTPHNFVISGYDRAAPQGTGAAKVGGNYAASLMPGAQAKAEGFADCIYLDPLTHRKIEEVGSANFFAITGDGKFVTPRSESVLPGVTRMSLMELARERLNLEVVEGDVYIDQLDQFVEAGACGTAAVITPIGGIQYGEKLHVFHSLTDVGPVTRKLYEELTGIQTGDKPAPEGWIVKV is encoded by the coding sequence ATGAGCGCTGCGGACATCGATTGGAAGACCCTCGGTTTCGACTACATCAAGACCGACTTCCGCTATATCGCCACCTATCGCAACGGCAGCTGGGGACCCGGCGAGCTGACTCGCGACAACCAGCTGCACATCAGCGAAGGCTCCACGGCCATCCACTACGGCCAGCAGTGCTTCGAGGGCCTCAAGGCCTATCGCTGCCAGGACGGCTCCATCAACCTGTTCCGTCCCGACCGCAACGCCGCGCGCATGCACAAGAGCTGCGCCCGCCTGCTGATGCCGCCGGTCCCCACCGAGATGTTCATCGATGCCTGCCAGCAGGTGGTCAAGGCTAACGAGGCCTGGATTCCGCCCCACGGCACCGGCGGCGCCTTCTACCTGAGACCCTTCGTCATCGGCGTCGGTGACAACATCGGCGTGCGCACCGCCCCCGAATTCCACTTCGTGGTATTCGGCATCCCGGTCGGCGCCTACTTCAAGGGCGGCATGACCCCGCACAACTTCGTCATCTCCGGCTACGACCGCGCCGCGCCCCAGGGCACCGGTGCCGCCAAGGTCGGCGGGAACTACGCCGCCAGCCTGATGCCCGGCGCCCAGGCCAAGGCCGAAGGCTTCGCCGACTGCATCTACCTGGATCCCCTGACCCATCGCAAGATCGAGGAAGTCGGCTCGGCCAACTTCTTCGCCATCACGGGCGACGGCAAGTTCGTCACCCCGCGCTCCGAATCCGTGCTGCCGGGCGTGACCCGCATGTCGCTGATGGAACTGGCCCGCGAGCGGCTGAACCTGGAAGTGGTCGAGGGCGACGTCTATATCGACCAGCTCGACCAGTTCGTCGAAGCCGGCGCCTGCGGCACCGCGGCGGTCATCACCCCCATTGGCGGCATCCAGTACGGCGAGAAGCTGCACGTCTTCCACAGCCTGACCGACGTCGGCCCGGTGACGCGCAAGCTGTACGAGGAACTGACCGGCATCCAGACCGGCGACAAGCCGGCTCCGGAGGGTTGGATCGTCAAGGTCTGA
- a CDS encoding DedA family protein yields the protein MIDSEVISNYGYGAAVLGALVEGDGVAILAGIAARHGYLLFPLTALCVALGGFIGDQTLFYLGRRYGDSILSRFKRQQARIDWLRSRIHRHEALWIIGIRFAYGFRLIGPLLIGASGVRPRRFLFFNIIGALLWGFVMTGIGYAVGEILRDFFAEHHVSKRWLVAAAICVVVLFIGARAILRRREGA from the coding sequence ATGATCGACAGCGAGGTGATCAGCAACTACGGCTACGGCGCCGCCGTCCTGGGCGCCCTGGTGGAGGGCGACGGCGTCGCCATCCTGGCCGGTATCGCCGCGCGACATGGCTACCTGCTGTTTCCGCTCACGGCGCTGTGCGTGGCCCTGGGCGGCTTCATCGGCGATCAGACGCTGTTCTATCTCGGCCGTCGCTATGGCGACAGCATCCTCAGCCGCTTCAAGCGCCAGCAAGCGCGCATCGACTGGCTGCGCAGCCGCATCCATCGCCACGAGGCGTTGTGGATCATCGGCATCCGTTTCGCCTATGGCTTCCGCCTGATCGGCCCGCTGCTGATCGGTGCCAGCGGCGTGCGGCCGCGGCGGTTCCTGTTCTTCAACATCATCGGCGCCCTGCTGTGGGGCTTCGTCATGACCGGCATCGGTTATGCGGTAGGGGAGATCCTGCGAGATTTCTTCGCCGAGCATCATGTGTCGAAGCGCTGGCTGGTCGCGGCGGCGATCTGCGTGGTGGTGCTCTTTATCGGCGCCCGCGCCATCCTGCGGCGGCGAGAGGGGGCGTAG
- a CDS encoding calcium:proton antiporter, which translates to MLAALKDETLLLVAIGATVLAYVFEHALLGGGQTLALIAAGGLIAAIICAAMRVAHHAELLAEKVGDPYGTMILTLSAVLVEVIILAIMMSHDHSPTLARDTIYAAVMLDMNGIIGLAALLGGLKHGEQAYNDDSSRSYGVMIITAVSISMLVPEFIPSAQWHVYSFFTIGAMALLYALFLRMQTGPHSYFFSYNYPDKKRKRPVAEGEAATAGHGESSATLSIAMLIVGIVATGALAEVMSKSLDTGLEGLAVPALVPALVVAVISASPEILTALRAAMANRMQSVINIALGASLSTVILTVPVVEAIALYNGQPIQMAMTPVQTVMMAVTLIVAAINLNDGETNAIEGMTHFVLFGTFIMLTILGL; encoded by the coding sequence ATGCTCGCCGCTCTCAAAGACGAAACCCTGCTGCTGGTCGCCATTGGCGCCACGGTGCTGGCCTATGTGTTCGAACACGCGCTGCTCGGCGGTGGCCAGACCCTGGCGCTGATCGCGGCTGGCGGTCTGATCGCCGCCATCATCTGTGCGGCCATGCGTGTGGCCCACCACGCCGAACTGCTGGCGGAAAAGGTCGGCGATCCCTATGGCACCATGATCCTGACGCTCTCCGCCGTGCTGGTGGAGGTGATCATCCTGGCGATCATGATGAGCCACGACCACTCGCCGACCCTGGCCCGCGACACCATCTATGCCGCGGTCATGCTGGACATGAACGGCATCATCGGCCTGGCCGCGTTGCTCGGGGGCCTCAAGCACGGCGAGCAGGCCTACAACGATGACTCCAGCCGCAGCTACGGGGTGATGATCATCACCGCGGTGAGCATCTCCATGCTGGTGCCGGAATTCATTCCCTCGGCCCAGTGGCACGTCTATTCCTTCTTCACCATCGGTGCCATGGCGCTGCTCTATGCCCTGTTCCTGCGCATGCAGACCGGCCCGCACAGCTATTTCTTCAGCTACAACTACCCGGACAAGAAGCGTAAGCGCCCGGTTGCCGAGGGCGAAGCCGCCACCGCCGGCCATGGTGAAAGCAGCGCCACCCTGTCCATCGCCATGCTGATCGTCGGCATCGTCGCCACCGGAGCCCTGGCCGAGGTGATGTCCAAGTCGCTGGATACCGGGCTGGAAGGTCTGGCTGTTCCCGCCCTGGTCCCGGCGCTGGTGGTGGCGGTGATCTCCGCCAGCCCCGAGATCCTCACCGCCCTGCGCGCGGCGATGGCCAATCGCATGCAGTCGGTGATCAACATCGCCCTGGGCGCCAGCCTGTCCACCGTGATCCTCACCGTACCGGTGGTGGAGGCCATCGCCCTGTACAACGGCCAGCCGATCCAGATGGCCATGACGCCGGTGCAGACGGTGATGATGGCCGTGACCCTGATCGTCGCCGCCATCAACCTGAACGACGGCGAGACCAACGCCATCGAGGGCATGACCCATTTCGTGCTGTTCGGCACCTTCATCATGCTGACCATCCTCGGTCTCTAG
- a CDS encoding acyltransferase family protein: MQTVQDYVGGKNNNLNLIRMIAALAVVFSHSFAISSGTATAEPGRESLGMTLGDIAVDIFFITSGFLVTKSLLSRADIIDFVWGRALRVVPGLLVMLVLTVLGLGAWLTRAPLHDYLSDPQTWFYLFKNTGLIAGAEFDLPGLFEGNPLQAIVNGSLWTLPFEVGMYGALALLWLFVLWLRLDSRHFQRAILLFAAGAVLFKLFAYYFFASESHLLRLFQMFFLGGAFYVLRGYIPLSRAAFVAAVALLAVAMPDRDSFYLVYNLTLGYVLLYLAFVPAGRIRAFNEVGDYSYGLYIYSFPVQQTLAAVIPGIEAWTMVVLSIGITLPLAVVSWFLVERHALGYRQACATGTKAVWKRLVPPARVG; the protein is encoded by the coding sequence GTGCAGACCGTTCAGGATTACGTTGGCGGCAAGAACAACAATCTCAATTTGATTCGCATGATCGCGGCGCTCGCCGTGGTCTTCAGCCACAGCTTCGCCATTTCCAGCGGTACTGCCACGGCGGAACCCGGACGCGAGAGCCTGGGCATGACCCTGGGCGACATCGCGGTCGACATCTTCTTCATCACCAGTGGCTTTCTGGTCACCAAGAGTCTGCTCAGCCGCGCCGACATCATCGACTTCGTATGGGGCCGTGCCCTGCGCGTGGTGCCAGGGCTGCTGGTGATGCTGGTGCTGACCGTGCTGGGCCTGGGCGCCTGGCTGACCCGGGCGCCGCTGCACGACTATCTGAGCGATCCCCAGACCTGGTTCTATCTGTTCAAGAACACCGGCCTGATCGCTGGCGCCGAATTCGACCTGCCCGGTCTGTTCGAGGGCAATCCGCTGCAGGCCATCGTCAATGGCTCGCTGTGGACGCTGCCCTTCGAGGTGGGCATGTACGGCGCCCTGGCGCTGCTCTGGTTGTTCGTGCTCTGGCTGCGGCTGGACAGTCGCCACTTCCAGCGCGCCATCCTGCTGTTCGCCGCGGGCGCCGTGCTGTTCAAGCTGTTCGCCTACTACTTCTTCGCCAGCGAATCGCACCTGCTGCGGCTGTTCCAGATGTTCTTCCTGGGCGGTGCCTTCTATGTGCTGCGTGGCTACATCCCCCTGTCGCGGGCGGCCTTCGTCGCCGCCGTGGCGCTGCTGGCGGTGGCGATGCCCGACCGCGACAGCTTCTACCTGGTCTACAACCTGACGCTAGGTTATGTGCTGCTCTATCTCGCCTTCGTACCGGCCGGGCGCATCCGCGCCTTCAATGAAGTAGGCGACTACTCCTACGGCCTCTACATCTATTCCTTCCCGGTGCAGCAGACCCTGGCGGCGGTGATTCCCGGCATCGAGGCCTGGACCATGGTGGTGCTCTCCATCGGCATCACCCTGCCGTTGGCGGTGGTGTCCTGGTTCCTGGTGGAACGCCATGCCCTGGGCTATCGCCAGGCCTGCGCGACCGGCACCAAGGCGGTATGGAAGCGGCTGGTGCCGCCTGCTCGCGTGGGTTGA
- a CDS encoding adenosine deaminase, translating into MYDWLNALPKAELHLHLEGTLEPELLFKLAERHGVALAWPDVEALRAAYNFGNLQEFLDLYYAGADVLRTEQDFYDLTWAYLLKCKEQNVIHTEPFFDPQTHTDRGIPFEVVVRGITQALTDGEQQLGVTSGLILSFLRHLSEDAAQATLNQALPFRDHFVAVGLDSSEKGHPPSKFKRVFARARAEGFPAVAHAGEEGPPEYIWEALDQLGVVRIDHGVRAFEDERLMDRLVDQQIPLTVCPLSNTKLCVFDDMSQHTILKMLDRGLKVTVNSDDPAYFGGYVTENFMALHEGLGMTQAQAQRLAQNSLDARLVK; encoded by the coding sequence ATGTACGACTGGCTCAATGCCCTGCCCAAGGCCGAACTGCACCTGCACCTGGAAGGCACCCTGGAGCCCGAGTTGCTGTTCAAGCTGGCCGAGCGCCATGGCGTCGCCCTGGCCTGGCCGGACGTCGAGGCCCTGCGCGCCGCCTACAACTTCGGCAACCTGCAGGAATTCCTCGACCTCTACTACGCCGGCGCCGACGTGCTGCGTACCGAGCAGGACTTCTATGACCTGACCTGGGCCTATCTGCTCAAGTGCAAGGAGCAGAACGTCATCCACACCGAGCCCTTCTTCGATCCCCAGACCCACACCGATCGCGGCATTCCCTTCGAGGTGGTGGTACGCGGCATCACCCAGGCGCTGACCGACGGCGAGCAGCAGCTGGGCGTGACCAGCGGGCTGATCCTGAGCTTCCTGCGTCACCTCTCCGAAGACGCCGCCCAGGCCACCCTGAACCAGGCGCTGCCATTCCGCGACCACTTCGTCGCCGTCGGCCTGGACAGCTCCGAGAAAGGGCATCCGCCAAGCAAGTTCAAGCGCGTCTTCGCCCGAGCCCGCGCCGAGGGTTTCCCGGCCGTGGCCCATGCGGGCGAGGAAGGCCCGCCGGAGTACATCTGGGAAGCCCTGGACCAGCTCGGCGTGGTGCGAATCGACCATGGCGTGCGCGCCTTCGAGGACGAGCGCCTGATGGATCGCCTGGTCGACCAGCAGATCCCGCTCACCGTGTGCCCGCTGTCCAACACCAAGCTCTGCGTGTTCGACGACATGAGCCAGCACACCATCCTCAAGATGCTCGACCGCGGTCTAAAGGTCACCGTCAACTCGGACGATCCGGCCTATTTCGGCGGCTACGTCACCGAGAACTTCATGGCCCTGCACGAAGGCCTGGGCATGACCCAGGCGCAGGCCCAGCGTCTGGCGCAGAACAGCCTCGACGCCCGCCTGGTGAAATGA
- the hisN gene encoding histidinol-phosphatase: MSLTAAEISYYERFAERLADAAAVAIQPYFRAQLAVDDKGDAAIAGRRYDPVTIADKAAERAMRELIQAEHPDHGILGEEEENVAGSSPLSWVLDPIDGTRAFITGLPLWGTLVALNDGSRPVIGVMNQPFTGERYLGTPAGAWRNGAALRTRACASLAQARLMCTSRDIFDTPERLAAFDAVAAEVQLARFGGDCYAYCMLASGFVDVIIEAGLQPYDVQALIPIIEGAGGRMTAWDGGDAQQGGAILACGDPALHAQLVERLKHLA, from the coding sequence ATGAGCCTGACCGCTGCCGAGATCTCCTACTACGAACGCTTCGCCGAGCGCCTCGCCGATGCCGCCGCCGTGGCCATCCAGCCCTACTTCCGCGCCCAGCTGGCAGTGGACGACAAGGGCGACGCCGCCATCGCCGGCCGCCGCTACGATCCGGTGACCATCGCCGACAAGGCCGCCGAACGGGCCATGCGTGAACTCATCCAGGCCGAGCACCCGGATCACGGCATCCTCGGCGAGGAAGAAGAGAACGTCGCCGGCAGCAGTCCCCTGAGCTGGGTGCTGGACCCCATCGACGGCACCCGTGCCTTCATCACCGGCCTGCCGCTGTGGGGCACCCTGGTGGCGCTCAACGACGGCAGCCGCCCGGTGATCGGGGTGATGAACCAGCCCTTCACCGGCGAACGCTACCTGGGCACCCCGGCCGGCGCCTGGCGCAACGGCGCGGCCCTGCGCACCCGCGCCTGCGCCAGCCTGGCCCAGGCCCGGCTGATGTGCACCAGCCGCGACATCTTCGACACCCCCGAGCGTCTGGCGGCCTTCGACGCCGTGGCCGCCGAGGTGCAGCTGGCCCGCTTCGGCGGTGACTGCTACGCCTACTGCATGCTGGCCTCGGGCTTCGTCGACGTCATCATCGAGGCGGGCCTGCAGCCCTACGATGTCCAGGCGCTGATCCCCATCATCGAAGGCGCCGGCGGCCGCATGACCGCCTGGGATGGCGGCGACGCCCAGCAGGGTGGTGCCATCCTCGCCTGCGGTGATCCGGCGCTGCATGCGCAGTTGGTGGAGCGGCTCAAGCACCTGGCCTAG
- a CDS encoding ArnT family glycosyltransferase encodes MLPSSSPASPRAARLERVLLLCCLVAYLLAGLFGRGLWKADEPYSFGMVWNFLTTPDWLIPRVGTAPFMEKPPLMYWTGALAARLSSPWLSAPDGARLAVLAWMLVTLAALAWLTQRVLPGRRRQAVLALLGMFGIVQHSHLLIADVPQLAGATLGLAGLAAQLHDRRHPWRHGLLFGSGLGIAFMSKGLLVPGVLGLTGGLCALCWPRRLVEPEGRRWLLAASLAALPWLLIWPWLLWHRAPELFHTWLWTNNIGRFFGLEARNSDSDGLVSSLADLVALSFPTGPILLGATLWQLHHRGGSPLRRLGRHPGLATVVLYTIVCLAVLLKSAVFRSLYLLPLFPALALLTARLQSPPPLARFGRVLGLGVWTPLIALLALGGLGLARGWPLPWPALIRDHLPIGERLPVSLPAWTLALLALVAWGLVLGVCRRLTPASVWFVGLTVSWSLANSLWLPWVDLGNSYARPFSELQRVLPPTACLASYGLGESERAMVHVYTGYPPQEISDLAQVPCRILVVQDERHEAVAVPGGWQELWQGARPGNRKERFRAFRLSP; translated from the coding sequence TTGCTCCCCTCCTCCTCCCCTGCCTCGCCACGCGCCGCGCGTCTGGAGCGGGTACTGCTGCTCTGCTGCCTGGTTGCCTACCTGCTCGCCGGTCTATTCGGCCGTGGCCTGTGGAAGGCCGACGAGCCCTACTCCTTCGGCATGGTGTGGAATTTCCTCACCACGCCGGACTGGCTGATCCCGCGGGTCGGTACCGCGCCCTTCATGGAAAAGCCGCCGCTGATGTACTGGACCGGCGCCCTGGCCGCGCGGCTGTCTTCGCCCTGGTTGAGTGCACCGGACGGTGCCCGGCTGGCGGTACTGGCCTGGATGCTGGTGACCCTGGCCGCCCTGGCCTGGCTTACCCAGAGGGTGCTGCCCGGGCGTAGGCGCCAGGCCGTACTCGCCCTGCTGGGCATGTTCGGCATCGTGCAGCACAGCCATCTGCTGATCGCCGACGTGCCCCAGCTGGCCGGCGCCACCCTCGGCCTGGCCGGCCTCGCCGCGCAGCTGCACGACCGGCGCCACCCCTGGCGTCATGGCCTGCTGTTTGGCAGCGGCCTCGGCATCGCCTTCATGAGCAAGGGTCTGCTGGTGCCGGGGGTACTGGGGCTCACGGGAGGACTCTGCGCGCTCTGCTGGCCCAGGCGCCTGGTCGAGCCGGAAGGTCGCCGCTGGCTGCTCGCCGCCAGCTTGGCCGCCCTGCCCTGGCTGCTGATCTGGCCATGGCTGCTCTGGCATCGGGCCCCGGAGCTGTTCCATACCTGGTTGTGGACCAACAATATCGGCCGCTTCTTCGGCCTGGAAGCACGCAACAGCGACAGCGATGGCCTGGTCTCCAGCCTGGCGGACCTGGTGGCGCTGTCCTTTCCCACCGGACCGATCCTGCTCGGCGCCACGCTCTGGCAACTGCACCACCGCGGCGGCAGCCCCTTGCGACGGCTGGGCCGCCATCCCGGCCTGGCCACGGTGGTGCTCTACACGATCGTCTGCCTGGCGGTCCTGCTCAAATCAGCGGTGTTTCGCAGTCTCTATCTACTGCCGCTGTTTCCGGCCCTGGCGCTGCTGACGGCGCGCCTGCAGTCGCCGCCCCCTCTCGCTCGGTTCGGGCGCGTTCTTGGCCTGGGCGTCTGGACGCCTCTCATCGCCCTGCTGGCCCTGGGTGGCCTCGGCCTGGCGCGGGGCTGGCCGCTACCCTGGCCAGCCTTGATCCGCGATCACCTGCCGATAGGAGAACGCCTGCCGGTGAGTCTTCCGGCCTGGACCCTGGCCCTGCTGGCCCTGGTCGCCTGGGGACTGGTGCTGGGTGTGTGCCGTCGACTGACGCCGGCCAGTGTCTGGTTCGTCGGCCTGACCGTCAGCTGGAGTCTCGCCAACAGCCTCTGGCTACCCTGGGTCGATCTGGGCAACAGCTATGCGCGGCCCTTCAGCGAGCTGCAGCGGGTACTCCCGCCCACGGCTTGCCTGGCCAGCTATGGCCTGGGCGAGTCGGAACGCGCCATGGTGCATGTCTATACCGGCTATCCGCCGCAGGAGATATCCGACCTCGCCCAGGTGCCCTGTCGAATCCTGGTGGTCCAGGACGAAAGACACGAAGCGGTGGCCGTGCCTGGGGGCTGGCAGGAGCTCTGGCAGGGCGCCCGCCCCGGCAATCGCAAGGAGCGCTTTCGCGCCTTTCGGCTCAGCCCCTAG
- the rutR gene encoding HTH-type transcriptional regulator RutR, producing MNQASDSPPRKPRQPSPAAQLRRQRQIEAKRTQILSAALDIFSRFGLHGASLDQVALQADVSKTNLLYYFSNKEELYLAVLRQLLATWLRPLRIFSEDQEPLDALRGYLRQKLEMSRDHPAESRLFCLEMVQGAPLLLPELQSSSLHALMDEKVRVIRAWIDAGRLAPVDPHQLMFSIWATTQHYADFRVQVQALCGRTLKDPVFFDEVLRGLETLIIDGLRPRPAV from the coding sequence GTGAATCAGGCCAGCGATTCCCCGCCACGCAAACCTCGTCAACCCAGTCCCGCCGCCCAGCTGCGACGACAGCGCCAGATCGAGGCCAAGCGTACCCAGATCCTCAGCGCCGCCCTCGACATCTTTTCCCGCTTCGGCCTGCATGGCGCCAGCCTGGATCAGGTGGCGCTGCAGGCGGACGTCTCCAAGACCAACCTGCTCTACTATTTCAGCAACAAGGAAGAACTCTATCTCGCGGTGCTGCGCCAGCTGCTCGCCACCTGGCTGCGGCCCCTGCGCATCTTCAGCGAAGACCAGGAGCCCCTCGACGCCCTGCGCGGCTATTTGCGACAGAAGCTGGAGATGTCCCGCGACCACCCCGCCGAATCCCGGTTGTTCTGCCTGGAGATGGTCCAGGGCGCACCCTTGCTGCTGCCCGAATTGCAGAGCAGCAGCCTGCACGCCCTGATGGACGAGAAGGTCCGGGTGATCCGCGCCTGGATCGACGCCGGCCGCCTGGCACCGGTGGATCCGCATCAGCTGATGTTCAGTATCTGGGCCACCACCCAGCACTATGCGGACTTCCGGGTACAGGTACAGGCCCTGTGCGGCCGCACGCTGAAGGATCCGGTCTTCTTCGACGAGGTCCTGCGCGGCCTGGAAACCCTGATCATCGACGGCCTGCGTCCACGTCCGGCCGTCTGA
- a CDS encoding alpha/beta fold hydrolase produces MDIREGRARVGALELAYEDWGDPADPALLLIMGFGAQLLLWPEGFCEALVRRGLRVIRFDNRDVGQSSRLNWPGGRPPSLWPVLGRAQLGKPSAVPYRLEAMAADAVGLLDHLGLERAHVLGGSMGGMIAQILAADWPQRVARLGILFSSTNQPLLPPPSFKLLGSLLLRPPADLPADAALARQKNLLRGIESPSYRQSDADLERLVQRILARGVDVDGVQRQLFALLGSGDLRPFARRIQAPALVVHGVRDPLLRPACGRAVARAIPGARFELIAEMAHDLPAPLWPLLSELFADFFLTP; encoded by the coding sequence ATGGACATACGTGAAGGTCGCGCCCGGGTTGGCGCCCTCGAACTGGCTTACGAGGACTGGGGCGATCCCGCCGATCCAGCGCTGCTGCTGATCATGGGCTTTGGCGCCCAGCTGCTGCTCTGGCCGGAAGGCTTCTGCGAAGCCCTGGTCCGGCGTGGACTGCGGGTGATCCGCTTCGACAATCGCGACGTCGGCCAGTCCTCGCGGCTGAACTGGCCCGGTGGGCGACCGCCGTCGTTGTGGCCGGTGCTGGGCCGGGCGCAGCTGGGCAAGCCCAGCGCGGTGCCCTATCGCCTGGAAGCCATGGCCGCCGATGCGGTCGGGCTGCTCGATCACCTGGGGCTGGAGCGCGCCCATGTGCTGGGCGGCTCCATGGGGGGCATGATCGCCCAGATACTCGCCGCCGACTGGCCGCAGCGGGTCGCGCGCCTGGGTATCCTGTTCTCGTCCACGAATCAGCCGCTGTTGCCGCCGCCCTCGTTCAAGCTGCTTGGCAGCCTGCTGCTGCGGCCGCCGGCCGACCTGCCGGCCGATGCGGCGCTCGCCCGACAGAAGAACCTGCTGCGCGGTATCGAGAGCCCCAGCTACCGCCAGAGCGACGCCGATCTCGAACGCCTGGTGCAGCGTATCCTGGCGCGCGGGGTGGACGTGGACGGGGTGCAGCGGCAGCTGTTCGCCCTGCTGGGCAGTGGCGACCTGCGCCCCTTCGCCCGGCGCATCCAGGCGCCGGCTCTGGTAGTACATGGCGTGCGGGATCCGCTTCTGCGCCCAGCCTGTGGGCGCGCCGTGGCCAGGGCCATTCCCGGTGCCCGCTTCGAGCTCATTGCCGAGATGGCTCACGATCTGCCGGCACCGCTCTGGCCCTTGCTGAGCGAGTTGTTCGCCGACTTCTTCCTGACGCCCTGA